The Anaerolineae bacterium genomic sequence ACAGATCAAAGCAGGCACGCTGCCTCCTATCCAACTGGACCCGGATGAAAAGCTTGATGACCTGATACAGGAGGGGTATACCTTAATCTACGAACAGCGGCAAGAAGCGCTGGGGTGTGATCGCTGGCTGGAAGCCTGGGAAATCATCAAACAAATGGCAACCTCGGATATGCGTTCGATTGACGATTTTGACCGGGCCTATCCGCTGACCCAATCTCTCTTCAATTGGGCCGGCGATATGGAAATGGAACTGCACAATGCCGGGCGAGACGCCCCCCACTACAACGAACAGCGGATACGTTTTGTTCACGAGTTTTTAGCCCAGTTTCCCAATGTAGACGATAATCGCTATCTCAATTTACGGCGGGCGGAAGGCGAGGCCCTGTGGGACTTGGGGCGACAAGACGAAGCGGAAGCGGTCTACCGGGCGCTGGTTGAAAAGCTACCCGACGAAGGCTGGGCCTATATCGGCTGGTCAGACCAATATTATCTATGGCAGCAATCGGTCAAAGATTACCAATCAGCCGAGCCTATTCTCCGGCAAGCCCTGGCTCGACCTGCACTTAAAGATAGAGCCGATGTTCTGGACCGGCTGGTGAACTTATACGAGGAGTGGGGCAAACCGGACAAGCAAGCCCCCATCCTGGCCGAACTTGAGGAAATCAGGGGGAGCAAGGTACTCCCCCGGAAACTCAAGCCTCCGCCGGTTATGGGTAAGCTGTCTCAGTTGTTTGGCGCTTCAACGCCTAAGCCGCCAAAACCTGACCGGGCCAAAAAATTAAAACGTAACGATCCCTGCTGGTGCGGCAGTGGAAAGAAGTACAAGAGTTGTCATATGAAAAGTGACAAGAAATGATAGTATTTCCTGAAATGGAGCCGGATAATGTATGATATAGCCG encodes the following:
- a CDS encoding SEC-C domain-containing protein, which translates into the protein MGKLSQLFGASTPKPPKPDRAKKLKRNDPCWCGSGKKYKSCHMKSDKK